In Streptomyces asoensis, a single genomic region encodes these proteins:
- a CDS encoding chloramphenicol phosphotransferase CPT family protein produces MTSGRIIFLNGTSSSGKSSIARELLDILDDGVFFHLAVDAFNAMRSKRELGAAELDAALRRTRMGFHRSIAAMAEAGNDVVVDHVLSEPWRLLDCLTVLRPEDVLFVGVRCPREELTRRESARGDRPPGLAAHQYDLVHRHGDYDLECDTSTASPRECAEQIKEFLPRRPSPTAFTRLRRRCLTDGGQPPNDGRPHSVSTAGARPDPG; encoded by the coding sequence ATGACATCTGGCCGGATCATCTTCCTCAACGGCACCTCCAGCTCGGGGAAGTCGAGCATCGCGCGCGAGCTGCTGGACATCCTGGACGACGGTGTCTTCTTCCACCTGGCAGTCGACGCCTTCAACGCGATGCGCAGCAAGCGGGAGCTGGGGGCCGCGGAGCTCGACGCCGCGCTGCGGCGCACCCGGATGGGCTTCCACCGCTCGATCGCGGCGATGGCCGAGGCGGGCAACGACGTCGTGGTCGACCATGTGCTGAGCGAGCCGTGGCGGCTGCTCGACTGTCTGACGGTGCTGCGGCCCGAGGATGTCCTGTTCGTAGGCGTCCGCTGTCCGCGCGAGGAACTGACCCGCCGAGAGTCGGCTCGGGGCGACCGTCCGCCAGGCCTCGCGGCGCACCAGTACGACCTGGTTCACCGCCATGGCGACTACGACCTGGAGTGCGACACCAGCACGGCGAGTCCACGCGAATGCGCTGAGCAGATCAAGGAGTTCCTCCCGCGCCGCCCCAGCCCCACCGCCTTCACCCGCCTCCGTCGGCGCTGTCTCACGGACGGCGGGCAACCGCCGAACGACGGCCGGCCGCACTCGGTGAGCACGGCAGGAGCTCGACCGGACCCAGGGTGA
- a CDS encoding helix-turn-helix transcriptional regulator, whose product MSTTPGTGLGAMIRTWRERLPPSAAGLPVARGRRATGLRREELADLAGVSVDYVVRLEQGRATTPSAPVVGSLARALQLSTAERDHLYRLARLLPPVGGTISDRLPPGMQRVLARLADVAVAVFAADWRLVWWNRGWAALLGDPAASPAPLRNFARDRFPVDAGPARLALWPVTEADRDGTDAAVVSDLRRATGRFPQDGRLTTLIRELNAGNERFAELWATGGVTAHREDHKTIHHPSVGPVMVDCDVLTDGDSELKIVIMTAAPGSEDETKLQLTLGPVELLPCSPSAAGRRSAVARRP is encoded by the coding sequence ATGTCGACGACCCCTGGAACCGGTCTGGGCGCGATGATCCGCACGTGGCGGGAGCGGCTGCCCCCGTCGGCCGCCGGGCTGCCGGTCGCCCGCGGGCGCCGGGCCACCGGACTGCGGCGCGAAGAGCTGGCGGACCTCGCCGGGGTGTCGGTCGACTACGTCGTGCGTCTGGAGCAGGGGCGGGCCACGACACCGTCGGCGCCTGTGGTGGGGTCCCTTGCGCGTGCCCTCCAGCTGTCCACCGCCGAGCGGGACCACCTGTACCGGCTGGCCCGGCTCCTGCCGCCGGTGGGCGGGACGATCTCCGACCGTCTTCCGCCCGGCATGCAGCGGGTGCTCGCCCGCCTCGCGGACGTGGCGGTCGCCGTGTTCGCGGCGGACTGGCGACTGGTGTGGTGGAACCGCGGGTGGGCGGCCCTGCTGGGCGACCCGGCCGCCTCGCCGGCACCGCTGCGCAACTTCGCCCGCGACAGGTTCCCGGTGGACGCCGGCCCCGCCCGCCTCGCGCTGTGGCCGGTGACCGAGGCGGACCGCGACGGCACCGACGCCGCCGTCGTCTCCGACCTGCGCCGCGCCACCGGCCGTTTCCCTCAGGACGGCCGCTTGACCACGCTGATCCGTGAACTGAACGCGGGCAACGAGAGGTTCGCCGAGCTGTGGGCGACGGGAGGGGTCACCGCACACCGCGAGGACCACAAGACGATTCACCACCCGTCGGTGGGCCCGGTCATGGTCGACTGCGACGTCCTGACCGACGGCGACTCCGAGCTCAAGATCGTCATCATGACCGCCGCACCCGGCAGCGAGGACGAGACCAAACTCCAGCTCACCCTGGGTCCGGTCGAGCTCCTGCCGTGCTCACCGAGTGCGGCCGGCCGTCGTTCGGCGGTTGCCCGCCGTCCGTGA
- a CDS encoding SDR family NAD(P)-dependent oxidoreductase, with translation MTITFITGANKGLGRETARRLIEHGHTVLVGARDRERGEETAAALGARHVPIDVTDDASVAAAAANVAAREGRIDVLINNAGVHGPVGDPGDLTAADAFAVLDVNVLGVVRTTTAFLPLLRRSADPVVINVSSGMGSLALTHDPDRPESHVVAPLYTSSKAALTMLTTQYAKGLDGIRVNAADPGYTATDLNGHSGPQTVTEGTDAIVALATEEPGAGTGRFVSRHGEIAWS, from the coding sequence ATGACGATCACCTTCATCACCGGAGCCAACAAGGGGCTCGGCCGTGAGACCGCCCGCCGCCTGATCGAGCACGGCCACACCGTGCTGGTCGGCGCCCGCGACCGTGAGCGGGGCGAGGAGACCGCCGCCGCCCTCGGCGCACGCCACGTCCCCATCGACGTGACCGACGACGCCTCCGTGGCCGCCGCGGCCGCGAACGTCGCCGCACGCGAGGGCAGGATCGACGTCCTGATCAACAACGCCGGTGTGCACGGTCCCGTCGGCGACCCCGGTGACCTCACCGCCGCCGACGCCTTCGCCGTCCTCGACGTCAATGTCCTCGGTGTCGTCCGCACCACCACCGCGTTCCTGCCGCTGCTGCGCCGCTCGGCGGACCCTGTCGTCATCAACGTCAGCAGCGGCATGGGCTCCCTCGCCCTCACCCACGACCCCGACCGGCCCGAGTCGCACGTCGTAGCGCCGCTGTACACCTCCTCGAAGGCGGCGCTGACGATGCTGACCACGCAGTACGCCAAGGGACTCGACGGCATCCGCGTCAACGCCGCCGACCCCGGCTACACCGCCACCGACCTCAACGGTCACAGCGGCCCCCAGACCGTCACCGAGGGAACGGACGCGATCGTCGCCCTCGCCACCGAGGAGCCCGGTGCCGGCACCGGGCGTTTCGTCTCCCGCCACGGAGAGATCGCCTGGTCCTGA
- a CDS encoding LLM class flavin-dependent oxidoreductase: MVSLSVLDVALVAPGGTARQALHDVVRTAVAADACGYHRFWVAEHHNSPRCAGSSPAVLISHIAAVTRRIRVGSGGVMLTNHAPLTVAEQFAVLQSLHDDRIDLGVGRATGGTDSSTLLDRALRRPPQARAQFPQLLDELVGFLHGRWPAEHAFQDLELSPALPVPPDVFVLGTSENGARTAAARGLPFAYGAHLGPKSRPAALDRYRSAFSPGPLGASPYVVASVNVQCAESDDEAERLAHDTVAARFRQKHTATSPDVSLPAPRERYLIGRMLEDLQLVRGGPATVAAGLRRLAATLGADEIMLVPYDITAAGRERTLRLTAAAWTPPARPDGPGLHGPQVRPAVS; encoded by the coding sequence ATGGTTTCGCTGTCCGTGCTGGACGTGGCGCTGGTCGCGCCCGGCGGCACCGCCCGGCAGGCCTTGCACGACGTCGTGCGCACGGCGGTGGCCGCCGACGCCTGCGGCTACCACCGCTTCTGGGTGGCAGAGCATCACAACTCCCCTCGATGTGCGGGCAGTTCACCGGCCGTGCTGATCTCGCACATCGCGGCGGTGACCCGCCGCATCCGGGTCGGTTCCGGCGGGGTGATGCTGACCAACCACGCGCCGCTCACCGTCGCGGAGCAGTTCGCCGTGCTTCAGTCGCTGCACGACGACCGGATCGACCTGGGCGTCGGCCGCGCGACCGGCGGCACGGACAGCAGCACCCTCCTCGACCGGGCCCTGCGCCGTCCGCCGCAGGCTCGCGCGCAGTTCCCGCAGCTCCTCGACGAACTCGTCGGCTTCCTCCACGGCCGCTGGCCGGCCGAGCACGCCTTCCAGGACCTGGAGCTCTCCCCGGCACTGCCGGTGCCACCGGACGTGTTCGTCCTCGGTACCTCGGAGAACGGCGCCCGCACCGCCGCCGCGCGCGGGCTGCCCTTCGCCTACGGCGCCCATCTCGGACCCAAGTCGCGCCCCGCGGCCCTGGACCGCTACCGGTCGGCCTTCTCCCCCGGCCCGCTGGGCGCGAGTCCGTACGTCGTCGCGTCCGTCAACGTGCAGTGCGCGGAGTCCGACGACGAGGCCGAGCGCCTCGCCCACGACACCGTCGCCGCACGGTTCCGCCAGAAGCACACGGCGACGTCCCCGGACGTCTCCCTGCCCGCACCACGGGAGCGGTACCTGATCGGCAGGATGCTGGAGGACCTCCAGCTCGTGCGCGGCGGCCCGGCCACCGTCGCCGCGGGCCTGCGGCGGCTGGCCGCCACGCTGGGCGCCGACGAGATCATGCTCGTCCCGTACGACATCACCGCCGCCGGCCGCGAACGCACCCTGCGCCTGACAGCCGCCGCCTGGACACCTCCCGCACGGCCCGACGGGCCCGGGCTCCACGGCCCACAGGTCCGTCCCGCGGTCTCCTGA
- a CDS encoding MFS transporter encodes MKATTAASRAAAAPVPLRANREFRLLWVGQALSDFGTSMTALVLPLALLSSGYSTSATSTIGTAVLVTAMVLRMPAGYLTDHYSHRLLMLVADLARLVTVATVAVWTYLDRLPIALAVITVVVAQVGVELFRPSQNATVRRVVPASQLGTAISLNQARAYAAGIVAPAVAGVLIAASMWLPFAIDAVTYAVSALCVLALYRPLRRTGAAQAARPDSHADGAPGQGGTQDGSQEAKAEAEAGDGATEAAAEAEAETGGGARGTVSDGGTKAAPRERFLPRLTAGLRHVVRDPFLRTLAGLAAGDNFAFQALAYALLLGIGREHNGAAAVGLAMSAAAVTGLTGSLIAPFVQRRLRMQTVMAAGPALAGVMLALAWYTGSGIAFAAGYSALCLLTPVNGAVFGTILATTVPENIYGRTTTALGFITEILQPLGPLTAGLLLAYLSLSGTAAVFALAFAVLAVVALMMPSPPAAPSPETAAA; translated from the coding sequence ATGAAGGCGACCACGGCCGCCTCACGAGCGGCCGCCGCCCCGGTACCGCTGCGGGCCAACCGCGAGTTCCGGCTCCTGTGGGTGGGGCAGGCGCTGTCCGACTTCGGTACGTCCATGACCGCGCTGGTGCTGCCGCTCGCCCTGCTGAGCAGCGGGTACTCGACGTCGGCCACCAGCACCATCGGCACCGCCGTGCTGGTGACGGCGATGGTGCTGCGGATGCCGGCCGGGTACCTCACCGATCACTACAGTCACCGGCTCCTGATGCTCGTCGCCGACCTGGCCCGCCTGGTCACGGTCGCCACCGTCGCCGTGTGGACGTACCTGGACCGGCTGCCGATCGCGCTCGCCGTGATCACGGTGGTCGTGGCGCAGGTGGGGGTGGAGCTGTTCCGGCCGAGTCAGAACGCCACCGTCCGCCGGGTCGTGCCCGCCTCGCAGCTGGGCACCGCCATCTCCCTTAACCAGGCGCGGGCCTACGCCGCCGGGATCGTCGCCCCGGCCGTGGCCGGTGTGCTCATCGCGGCTTCGATGTGGCTGCCGTTCGCCATCGACGCCGTCACCTACGCGGTGTCCGCGCTGTGCGTACTGGCCCTGTACCGGCCCCTGCGCCGGACCGGGGCCGCTCAGGCCGCCCGGCCCGACAGCCACGCGGACGGGGCACCGGGGCAGGGCGGGACGCAGGACGGGTCGCAGGAGGCGAAGGCGGAGGCGGAGGCAGGCGACGGAGCGACCGAGGCAGCGGCAGAGGCAGAGGCGGAAACAGGCGGAGGTGCGCGGGGGACGGTGTCGGACGGCGGGACGAAGGCCGCGCCGCGCGAGCGCTTCCTGCCCAGGCTGACCGCGGGGCTGCGCCATGTCGTCCGCGACCCCTTCCTGCGCACGCTCGCCGGGCTGGCCGCGGGCGACAACTTCGCGTTCCAGGCCCTCGCCTACGCCCTGCTGCTGGGCATCGGGCGGGAGCACAACGGCGCCGCGGCGGTGGGTCTCGCGATGAGCGCGGCGGCGGTGACCGGACTGACCGGGTCGCTGATCGCCCCCTTCGTGCAGCGCAGACTGCGCATGCAGACCGTCATGGCGGCCGGTCCCGCGCTCGCCGGCGTCATGCTCGCCCTCGCCTGGTACACCGGGAGCGGCATCGCGTTCGCCGCCGGATACTCCGCGCTGTGCCTGCTCACTCCGGTCAACGGCGCCGTGTTCGGGACCATTCTGGCCACGACGGTGCCGGAGAACATCTACGGCCGCACCACGACGGCCCTGGGGTTCATCACGGAGATCCTCCAGCCGCTCGGCCCTCTGACGGCGGGCCTGCTGCTGGCGTACCTGTCGCTGTCGGGCACCGCCGCCGTGTTCGCCCTGGCCTTCGCCGTGCTCGCGGTCGTCGCCCTGATGATGCCGTCGCCACCGGCCGCGCCGAGCCCGGAAACGGCCGCGGCCTGA
- the lanKC gene encoding class III lanthionine synthetase LanKC, whose translation MTNHPRWFEDFERRAPGGEHLREYRAVMPASWPLWRRGYWLLASPPQVPAVAQGWKLHVSATSATCAATLRAVLPLLRDAGVHFKFLMDPAAMLESNGKSFPRGSSGKFITVYPADEREFRAVGDALTEALAGFDGPHILSDRRYPGSRVVHYRYGGFVSISRMRPSGMKELLIRTPDGEPVVDIRHPYFHLPAWVTDPFTGESAPEQPAAPQRADAAPGATTGSAGGDTGITLADGRFTVVSAMKFCNRGGIYRGIDNETGADVVVREARPGVQIGPEGTDAVRLLRHEYDILTELADTGLFVRPIAFFTDWEHSFLVEEFIEGTHLGHLGIVENPVYNLDLSAERLTDYYERFRTLWLQVADAIAVCHERGIVMGDLSLTNVMVTGDDRAVIIDMESAFHEDAPAGPARGARLYTPGMVTRRARLAAQGDRRTDHYALGGLILGCVLLCHQTDFIDPTMPRRLLALAAADLELPAELTRLITDLYDEDADLPDPADLRRRIEALPLADAWRQPPPLGLPPVTDAPARAELHKRVEATLEGVADFWTATADLDRQDRLFPADVTVFRTNPLSLAHGAYGPLYVLHRLRGTVPDELHAWALRHSTGHDVMPAGLYFGAAGVAWAQSALGHLDIAVRTLHDAHGHPQALSEPGVLTGAAGYGMACLRLWLDAGLTEFLDRAVAVGAHLTRTAHREDGLAHWPDAGRPTPIGYADGAAGIALFLLALHCATGDAASLELGRAALDFDLSQVVAGAGGRLSFPATVSTDDRPVMVVRHYWDHGTAGVLTTLLRYHHVTGDPVLRERIAALLPDVRRKYTVFPQLFHGTSGLGNVLLDAYEFLGDAELLAEAERVAESVLCMAIERPEGIVFPGEQTVRESCDLASGSAGVALFLDRLRTARPGGRTNGNFLLDDLLPAAAGRTGA comes from the coding sequence ATGACAAACCACCCGCGCTGGTTCGAGGACTTCGAGCGCCGCGCGCCCGGCGGAGAGCACTTGCGCGAGTACCGGGCGGTGATGCCCGCCTCCTGGCCGCTGTGGCGCCGGGGCTACTGGCTGCTGGCCTCGCCGCCGCAGGTGCCGGCCGTCGCCCAGGGGTGGAAGCTGCATGTGTCGGCCACCTCCGCGACCTGCGCCGCCACCCTGCGCGCCGTGCTGCCGCTGCTGCGTGACGCCGGCGTGCACTTCAAGTTCCTGATGGACCCGGCGGCGATGCTGGAGTCCAACGGCAAGTCCTTCCCCAGGGGTTCGAGCGGGAAGTTCATCACCGTGTATCCGGCCGACGAGCGGGAGTTCCGGGCGGTCGGCGACGCGCTGACCGAGGCCCTGGCCGGCTTCGACGGCCCGCACATCCTCTCCGACCGGCGCTATCCCGGATCGCGGGTGGTCCACTACCGCTACGGTGGTTTCGTGTCGATCTCCCGGATGCGGCCCTCCGGGATGAAGGAACTGCTGATCCGCACCCCGGACGGCGAGCCGGTCGTGGACATCCGGCACCCGTACTTCCATCTCCCGGCCTGGGTGACGGATCCCTTCACCGGGGAATCCGCCCCGGAGCAGCCCGCGGCCCCGCAACGGGCCGACGCCGCGCCCGGGGCGACGACCGGGTCCGCGGGCGGTGACACCGGCATCACCCTCGCCGACGGGCGCTTCACCGTCGTGAGCGCGATGAAGTTCTGCAACCGCGGCGGCATCTACCGCGGCATCGACAACGAGACGGGCGCGGACGTGGTCGTCCGTGAGGCCCGGCCCGGCGTGCAGATCGGACCGGAGGGAACGGACGCCGTCCGGCTGCTGCGGCACGAGTACGACATCCTCACGGAACTCGCCGACACGGGCCTGTTCGTCCGCCCGATCGCGTTCTTCACCGACTGGGAACATTCGTTCCTCGTCGAGGAGTTCATCGAGGGCACCCATCTCGGGCACCTCGGCATCGTCGAGAACCCCGTCTACAACCTCGATCTGAGCGCCGAGCGCCTGACCGACTACTACGAGCGGTTCCGCACCCTGTGGCTCCAGGTGGCCGACGCCATCGCCGTGTGCCACGAACGCGGCATCGTGATGGGCGATCTGTCGCTGACCAACGTCATGGTCACCGGGGACGACCGGGCCGTGATCATCGACATGGAGTCCGCCTTCCACGAGGACGCCCCCGCAGGCCCGGCGCGCGGGGCCCGGCTCTACACCCCCGGCATGGTGACCCGTCGCGCGAGGCTCGCCGCGCAGGGCGACCGGCGCACCGATCACTACGCCCTCGGCGGTCTGATCCTGGGCTGCGTCCTGCTCTGCCACCAGACCGACTTCATCGACCCGACGATGCCGCGCAGACTGCTGGCCCTGGCGGCCGCCGACCTCGAACTCCCGGCGGAACTCACCCGGTTGATCACCGACCTGTACGACGAGGACGCCGACCTGCCCGACCCCGCCGACCTGCGCCGGCGGATCGAGGCGCTGCCCCTCGCGGACGCCTGGCGACAGCCGCCCCCGCTGGGTCTGCCCCCGGTGACGGACGCGCCGGCGCGCGCCGAGCTGCACAAGCGGGTGGAGGCCACGCTCGAGGGTGTCGCCGACTTCTGGACCGCAACCGCCGACCTCGACCGTCAGGACCGGTTGTTCCCCGCCGACGTCACGGTGTTCCGGACCAATCCGCTCTCGCTCGCCCACGGGGCGTACGGCCCGCTGTACGTGCTGCACCGGCTGCGGGGCACGGTGCCCGACGAGCTGCACGCCTGGGCTCTGCGGCACTCCACCGGGCACGACGTGATGCCGGCCGGCCTGTACTTCGGCGCGGCGGGCGTGGCCTGGGCGCAGTCGGCCCTCGGCCACCTGGACATCGCCGTACGGACACTCCACGACGCGCACGGCCACCCGCAGGCCCTGTCCGAGCCCGGTGTACTGACCGGCGCGGCCGGCTACGGCATGGCGTGCCTGCGGCTGTGGCTCGATGCGGGGCTCACGGAGTTCCTCGACCGCGCCGTCGCCGTCGGCGCTCACCTGACCCGCACGGCGCACCGCGAGGACGGCCTGGCCCACTGGCCCGACGCGGGCCGGCCGACCCCGATCGGCTACGCGGACGGCGCCGCCGGCATCGCCCTGTTCCTGCTCGCCCTGCACTGCGCCACCGGGGATGCGGCGTCGCTGGAACTGGGCCGGGCCGCACTCGACTTCGACCTGTCCCAGGTGGTCGCCGGAGCCGGAGGCCGGCTGTCGTTCCCCGCGACGGTGTCCACGGACGACAGACCCGTCATGGTCGTACGGCACTACTGGGACCACGGCACGGCCGGTGTCCTCACCACCCTGCTGCGCTACCACCACGTCACCGGCGATCCCGTGCTGCGCGAGCGGATCGCCGCGCTGCTGCCCGACGTCCGCCGCAAGTACACGGTGTTCCCGCAGCTGTTCCACGGGACGAGCGGACTGGGCAACGTCCTGCTCGACGCCTACGAGTTCCTCGGCGACGCCGAGTTGCTGGCGGAGGCGGAGCGGGTGGCCGAGTCCGTTCTGTGCATGGCGATAGAGCGACCGGAGGGCATCGTCTTCCCCGGTGAACAGACCGTGCGGGAGAGCTGCGACCTCGCGAGCGGGTCGGCCGGGGTGGCGCTGTTCCTGGACCGCCTGCGCACGGCCCGCCCCGGCGGCCGCACCAACGGCAACTTCCTGCTGGACGACCTGCTGCCCGCCGCCGCGGGCCGGACCGGTGCGTGA
- a CDS encoding radical SAM protein, giving the protein MPDHGLTEKGAAMRLAELMALRQRIAAGVLVSLTERCPLSCAHCSTAATRLGRDLDEAALLGFLRTFTSADRPDVLMLTGGEPLLRPGLVIEAATAARSRGTRTAVLSGAFFADGGPLPSTVREVARAVDHFSLSLDAFHERYVPRRNVFDVLDALLGTGVHVSLHLLADGPADPYPDEVGAQVRRRFGTDVPMLVGQVRPVGRGGTLRPRPRPPAGPDPWAAAPCDMAAWPVVTTDGAVTACCNQDVADRRVRPGHLGLGDIRTTTWQTVRERARARPMLRMIRTVGPVHIATRAGLPADGYCATCHRLDGSDAAREWTDRAGTGPAGELLQSAAVHRGEAGGPAALVARHGPARHAHLVDPGQGPAVRPRQEHTP; this is encoded by the coding sequence GTGCCGGACCACGGCCTCACCGAGAAGGGGGCGGCCATGCGGCTGGCCGAGCTGATGGCGCTGCGCCAGAGGATCGCGGCGGGCGTCCTGGTCTCGCTCACCGAGCGCTGCCCGCTGAGCTGCGCCCACTGCTCCACGGCCGCCACCCGCCTCGGCCGCGACCTCGACGAGGCGGCGCTGCTCGGCTTCCTGCGGACCTTCACGTCCGCGGACCGCCCGGACGTGCTGATGCTGACCGGCGGCGAGCCCCTGCTGCGGCCCGGCCTGGTGATCGAAGCGGCCACCGCCGCCCGCTCGCGCGGCACCCGCACGGCGGTGCTCTCCGGCGCGTTCTTCGCCGACGGCGGCCCGCTGCCGTCCACCGTGCGGGAAGTCGCCCGCGCCGTCGACCACTTCTCGCTCAGCCTCGACGCGTTCCACGAGCGCTACGTCCCGCGCCGGAACGTGTTCGACGTGCTCGACGCACTGCTCGGCACCGGCGTCCACGTCAGCCTGCACCTCCTCGCGGACGGCCCGGCGGACCCCTACCCCGACGAGGTCGGCGCGCAGGTCCGGCGCCGCTTCGGAACCGACGTACCGATGCTCGTCGGGCAGGTGCGCCCGGTGGGCCGCGGCGGCACGCTGCGCCCGCGCCCCCGCCCGCCGGCCGGCCCCGACCCGTGGGCGGCCGCCCCCTGCGACATGGCCGCCTGGCCGGTCGTCACCACCGACGGCGCCGTCACTGCCTGCTGCAACCAGGACGTCGCCGACCGCCGGGTGCGCCCCGGCCACCTCGGCCTCGGCGACATCCGTACGACGACCTGGCAGACCGTGCGCGAGCGGGCGCGGGCCCGCCCGATGCTGCGGATGATCCGCACGGTGGGCCCCGTGCACATCGCCACCCGCGCCGGCCTTCCCGCCGACGGCTACTGCGCCACCTGCCACCGGCTCGACGGTTCGGACGCGGCACGGGAGTGGACCGACCGCGCGGGCACCGGCCCGGCCGGCGAGCTGCTCCAGTCGGCCGCGGTGCACAGGGGCGAGGCGGGGGGCCCCGCGGCGCTCGTGGCCCGCCACGGCCCCGCGCGCCACGCGCACCTGGTCGACCCGGGCCAGGGCCCGGCCGTCCGCCCCCGGCAGGAGCACACGCCGTGA
- a CDS encoding iron-containing redox enzyme family protein, whose translation MTTPSGPLAAAPGVCHTRAPLGAELRTVLALVAPVLHHSAARLWQPQDLRARYLRYLVTMHTVIRASVPLMERARAACRDAPATDPAAGPLYRYLTAHIPRERHHDTWLLRDMEAAGLHPGHELARPPSPEVARLVGAQYYWIDHFHPLSLLGYVAVLELNAPAPSLIPLLAARTGLPPAAFDTLRLHAEIDDGHSTAVLGALDESAPAPQVRAAVRLSALHTVTALADVLNSLADLTDRTGGPAE comes from the coding sequence GTGACGACGCCGTCCGGCCCCCTCGCCGCCGCACCGGGCGTGTGCCACACCCGGGCACCTCTCGGAGCGGAACTGCGCACCGTCCTCGCGCTGGTGGCCCCCGTCCTGCACCACAGCGCCGCCCGGCTGTGGCAGCCGCAGGACCTGCGGGCACGCTATCTGCGCTATCTCGTCACGATGCACACGGTCATCCGGGCCTCCGTACCGTTGATGGAACGGGCCCGGGCCGCCTGCCGCGACGCGCCCGCCACCGACCCGGCGGCCGGGCCGCTGTACCGCTACCTGACGGCGCACATCCCGCGCGAACGCCACCACGACACCTGGCTGCTGCGGGACATGGAGGCCGCCGGGCTCCACCCCGGTCACGAACTCGCCCGGCCCCCCTCACCGGAGGTCGCCCGGCTGGTCGGCGCCCAGTACTACTGGATCGACCACTTCCACCCGCTGAGCCTGCTCGGCTATGTGGCGGTACTCGAACTCAACGCTCCCGCACCGTCGTTGATCCCCCTGCTGGCCGCCCGCACGGGTCTGCCCCCGGCCGCCTTCGACACCCTGCGCCTGCATGCGGAGATCGACGACGGCCACAGTACGGCGGTGCTGGGAGCCCTCGACGAGAGCGCGCCGGCGCCACAGGTGCGGGCGGCGGTCAGGCTGAGCGCACTGCACACCGTGACGGCGCTCGCCGACGTACTGAACTCCCTGGCCGACCTGACGGACCGCACCGGTGGTCCCGCGGAATGA
- a CDS encoding aroma-sacti cluster domain-containing protein, which translates to MTADSGGESAVDGAGEHDTGSVLRALEQAGFPVRAFTGEQRAVFAGLTPQELALILDLKTRLDAVEPEVQAHTVVAGAALF; encoded by the coding sequence ATGACAGCGGACAGCGGTGGGGAAAGCGCCGTCGACGGCGCGGGGGAGCACGACACCGGATCCGTCCTGCGGGCCCTGGAACAAGCAGGCTTCCCCGTGCGGGCGTTCACCGGCGAACAGCGTGCCGTCTTCGCCGGGCTCACCCCGCAGGAGCTCGCACTGATCCTCGACCTGAAGACGCGGCTCGACGCCGTGGAGCCGGAAGTGCAGGCGCACACCGTCGTCGCGGGCGCGGCCCTGTTCTGA